Genomic window (Oryza sativa Japonica Group chromosome 3, ASM3414082v1):
AGATTCAAGATACATACCTTCTCGCCGGAGATCAGTAGATGTCGCTGCTTCGAGTGATCACAATGTCATTGAGCTGACAGGGACTGACCGGCCAGGCCTCCTCTCTGAAGTCAGTGCAGTTCTTGCAAGCCTCAAGTGCAACGTTGTCAGCGCCGAGATCTGGACCCATAACACCAGGGCTGCCGCCGTGATGCGAGTCACCGATGAGGGCACCGGATCGGCCGTCACGGACGCCGACAGGCTCGAGAGGATCAGGGATAGGCTGTCCTACCTTCTCCGGGGAGGCAACCTCTCGCGcggcgcggccatggcggtgtCGACGGGGACCTGCAGCACGCACACCGAGAGGAGGCTGCACCAGATGATGCTGGATGATGGCGACCATGAGCAGCTCCATCGGCATCCTCCGAATCAGTCCCAGAGGCCCAATGTGACGGTGAGCAATTGGaatgacaaggactactcggtgGTCACCATCCGATGCAAGGACCGGCCGAAGCTTCTCTTCGACACGGTTTGCACCTTGACAGACCTGCATTATGTTGTTTTCCATGCAAATATTGATGCCAAGGATAATCAAGCTTACCAGGTGAATATGCTGAACCAAACATGTCCTAATTTGCCATATCCATTCTTCATGAGATTCAGTTTGAGAAAACATGTGACATTGGGGGCGCTTTTGTAGGAATTCTATGTGAGGCATGTAAATGGATCTCCAATGCACACTGAAGCTGACAGGTTGCGAGTCATCCAGTGCCTTGAAGCTGCTATTGAACGGAGGGTGTCTGAGGTAACAACTGAATGAACTTTTACTGTCTCAACAAAGTAGAAATCAGGACCGGTGTTCACTCGAGAACATCTTCTGAATGTTGGTTGTTTTCAGGGTGTGAAGCTTGAGCTCTGCACAAATGACAAGGTCGGCCTCCTGTCAGAGGTCACCCGAATCTTCCGCGAGAACAGCCTGACTGTCACAAGAGCGGAGGTGAGCACGAGAGGAAGGATGGCTGTCAACACATTCTATGTTCGCGATTCCACAGGAGGGACGGTTGATCAGAAGACAATAGACTCCATCAGGCAAGCCATAGGCCAGAACATTCAGGTGAAAGGCCAGCCTGAGCCATCAGAGCCACAGAAGAAAGAGTCACCCACATGGTTCCTCTTCGCCAACCTGTTTCGACCGAGATCTCTCTACA
Coding sequences:
- the LOC4333383 gene encoding ACT domain-containing protein ACR4 isoform X2, whose amino-acid sequence is MQRRHDCQDSANEYGILLEVIQVLIDLNLVISKAYITSDGGWVMDVFNITDKEGQKLKDKATIARIEDYICKSLGADSRYIPSRRRSVDVAASSDHNVIELTGTDRPGLLSEVSAVLASLKCNVVSAEIWTHNTRAAAVMRVTDEGTGSAVTDADRLERIRDRLSYLLRGGNLSRGAAMAVSTGTCSTHTERRLHQMMLDDGDHEQLHRHPPNQSQRPNVTVSNWNDKDYSVVTIRCKDRPKLLFDTVCTLTDLHYVVFHANIDAKDNQAYQEFYVRHVNGSPMHTEADRLRVIQCLEAAIERRVSEGVKLELCTNDKVGLLSEVTRIFRENSLTVTRAEVSTRGRMAVNTFYVRDSTGGTVDQKTIDSIRQAIGQNIQVKGQPEPSEPQKKESPTWFLFANLFRPRSLYSFGMFMR
- the LOC4333383 gene encoding ACT domain-containing protein ACR4 isoform X1, producing MSMDEGYGPTWDSDDEYDNFIRKMNPPRIEIDNDSCNDATIVRVDSANEYGILLEVIQVLIDLNLVISKAYITSDGGWVMDVFNITDKEGQKLKDKATIARIEDYICKSLGADSRYIPSRRRSVDVAASSDHNVIELTGTDRPGLLSEVSAVLASLKCNVVSAEIWTHNTRAAAVMRVTDEGTGSAVTDADRLERIRDRLSYLLRGGNLSRGAAMAVSTGTCSTHTERRLHQMMLDDGDHEQLHRHPPNQSQRPNVTVSNWNDKDYSVVTIRCKDRPKLLFDTVCTLTDLHYVVFHANIDAKDNQAYQEFYVRHVNGSPMHTEADRLRVIQCLEAAIERRVSEGVKLELCTNDKVGLLSEVTRIFRENSLTVTRAEVSTRGRMAVNTFYVRDSTGGTVDQKTIDSIRQAIGQNIQVKGQPEPSEPQKKESPTWFLFANLFRPRSLYSFGMFMR